One genomic window of Luteitalea pratensis includes the following:
- a CDS encoding Gfo/Idh/MocA family oxidoreductase, with amino-acid sequence MAGENEKGKGAAEGPKKLDRRDLLMGLSTVPALGLFGYAWQQQRGYQETRAAAAAASPATPAGLQEINVALLGVGAQGQVLTEAMLRIPGLRFRAVCDIWTDYNQRRAVNTLKRFKHEVNGYADYREMLDKEKALDAVIIATPDFWHAQHAIDCLEAGKHVYCEKEMSNTLEGARSMVAAARQTGKLLQIGHQRRSNPRYLHCYQKLLGEAKLLGRIVTVNGQWNRAVTPDLGAPERYAIPQAQLTQYGFKDMHQFRNWRWYKGKGGGPIVDLGSHQIDIYSWFLGANPSHVMASGGRLYYEPKTHEWYDTVMVVYDYDTPLGPAKAYYQTQTTNGSQGYFETFMGDQGTLLISESEVNNPGSLYRDPNAPAWDAWIQKGYVSAPQVQEAKAQSDTGAIADVRESVAPDRHTVPVALRDPYHQPHLQNFFDAVRGTAKLNCPSEEAYQTAVAVLKVNEAIEANTRLAFKPEDFKI; translated from the coding sequence ATGGCTGGCGAGAACGAGAAGGGCAAGGGCGCGGCCGAGGGACCGAAAAAGCTCGATCGGCGCGACCTGCTCATGGGGCTGTCCACGGTCCCGGCGCTGGGACTATTCGGCTACGCGTGGCAGCAGCAACGTGGGTATCAGGAGACGCGGGCCGCCGCGGCCGCGGCGTCGCCGGCGACCCCGGCCGGCCTGCAGGAGATCAACGTCGCCCTCCTCGGCGTCGGCGCGCAGGGCCAGGTGCTGACCGAAGCCATGCTTCGCATCCCGGGGCTCCGCTTCCGCGCCGTCTGCGACATCTGGACCGACTACAACCAACGACGAGCGGTCAACACCCTCAAGCGATTCAAGCACGAGGTGAACGGGTACGCGGACTACCGCGAGATGCTCGACAAGGAAAAGGCGCTCGACGCGGTCATCATCGCGACTCCGGACTTCTGGCACGCGCAGCACGCGATTGACTGCCTCGAGGCCGGCAAGCACGTGTACTGCGAAAAGGAGATGTCGAACACGCTCGAGGGCGCGCGCAGCATGGTGGCCGCCGCCCGCCAGACCGGCAAGCTCCTCCAGATCGGCCACCAGCGCCGATCGAACCCGCGCTACCTCCACTGCTACCAGAAGCTGCTCGGCGAGGCGAAGCTGCTCGGCCGCATCGTGACGGTGAACGGCCAGTGGAACCGCGCGGTGACGCCGGACCTCGGCGCGCCCGAGCGCTACGCTATCCCCCAGGCTCAGCTCACGCAGTATGGCTTCAAGGACATGCACCAGTTCCGCAACTGGCGCTGGTACAAGGGTAAGGGCGGCGGGCCGATCGTCGACCTCGGATCGCACCAGATCGATATCTACAGCTGGTTCCTCGGGGCGAACCCCTCACACGTGATGGCGAGCGGCGGACGGCTGTACTACGAACCGAAGACCCACGAGTGGTACGACACGGTCATGGTGGTCTACGACTACGACACGCCGCTCGGTCCGGCCAAGGCGTACTACCAGACGCAGACGACCAACGGCAGCCAGGGCTATTTCGAGACCTTCATGGGCGATCAGGGCACGCTGCTCATCTCCGAGTCGGAGGTGAACAACCCCGGCTCGCTCTATCGCGACCCGAATGCCCCCGCCTGGGACGCGTGGATCCAGAAAGGCTACGTCAGCGCTCCGCAGGTGCAGGAGGCGAAGGCGCAGAGCGACACCGGCGCGATTGCCGACGTGCGCGAGTCGGTCGCGCCCGACCGTCACACGGTGCCGGTGGCGCTGCGCGACCCCTATCATCAGCCGCATCTGCAGAACTTCTTCGACGCCGTGCGCGGCACGGCGAAACTCAATTGCCCGTCCGAGGAGGCGTATCAGACCGCAGTCGCCGTCCTCAAGGTCAACGAGGCGATCGAGGCGAACACGCGCCTGGCGTTCAAGCCCGAAGATTTCAAGATCTAG
- a CDS encoding FAD:protein FMN transferase encodes MDGDGGVGIEGPRASDARRYSHEAMHTVFEVHAAHPDERYAAQAAQAAFDLTDRLERELSRFVANSDITRINHLAAGESTRVSATTLECLVIARHVFELTGGAFDVSIGTGLPSLEFDAEDCVVRATQEGVRLDLGGIGKGYAVDLMAEVLEDWGLRRALVHGGFSSVLTLEAPDGREGWPLTLSDPGAPSRVLTRLSLRQTALGASGIQKGDHIVEPLTGLPVRGRRAAWVAAPRPEPAQARASVGEGPRLAATAVTDALTTAFMLLGIEEIAALCERSPGLEAWVLPEGADGRPGEVELLHFGSLHADASESAAGP; translated from the coding sequence ATGGACGGAGATGGAGGGGTCGGGATCGAGGGGCCGCGCGCGAGCGACGCGCGGCGCTACTCGCATGAGGCGATGCACACCGTTTTCGAGGTGCATGCGGCGCATCCCGATGAGCGGTACGCGGCGCAGGCGGCGCAGGCGGCTTTCGATCTGACTGACCGCCTCGAGCGCGAGCTGAGCCGCTTCGTCGCCAACAGCGACATCACTCGAATCAATCACTTGGCCGCGGGTGAGAGTACCCGGGTGAGCGCCACGACGCTGGAGTGTCTCGTCATCGCGCGGCACGTGTTCGAACTGACGGGCGGCGCGTTCGACGTCTCGATCGGCACCGGGCTGCCCTCGCTCGAGTTCGACGCAGAGGACTGCGTCGTGCGCGCCACACAAGAGGGGGTCCGCCTCGATCTCGGCGGCATCGGCAAGGGTTACGCGGTCGACTTGATGGCGGAAGTGCTCGAGGACTGGGGGCTTCGGCGGGCGCTCGTTCACGGGGGCTTCAGTTCCGTCCTCACCCTCGAGGCGCCGGATGGACGCGAAGGCTGGCCGCTGACGCTGAGCGATCCCGGCGCGCCCTCACGGGTGCTCACCCGCCTTTCGCTGCGGCAGACCGCGCTGGGGGCGTCCGGCATCCAGAAGGGCGATCACATCGTCGAACCGCTCACCGGCCTGCCCGTCCGCGGTCGCCGCGCCGCCTGGGTGGCGGCGCCACGGCCGGAGCCAGCGCAGGCTCGGGCGTCGGTCGGTGAAGGGCCCAGACTGGCCGCGACCGCGGTCACCGACGCCCTGACGACGGCGTTCATGTTGCTCGGGATCGAGGAGATCGCGGCGCTCTGCGAGCGCAGTCCCGGGCTGGAGGCCTGGGTGTTACCGGAGGGCGCTGACGGCCGGCCCGGCGAGGTGGAACTGCTCCACTTCGGCAGTCTCCATGCCGACGCCTCCGAATCGGCGGCGGGTCCTTGA
- a CDS encoding Gfo/Idh/MocA family protein yields the protein MSNEEQPATPVSRRTFMSTAATAAGFTIVPRHVLGGVGFQAPSDKVNVAVVGYIHGMGTSNLLNVIKSDNIVALCDLDESAAAKEALKRRGTLEKLPKAVQYKDYRVMLDKQKDIDAVLVATPDHWHALIAMASMQLGKHVYVQKPLTRTISEARALTEAARKYKVVTQMGNQGHSEEGLRLMQEWLEAGAIGSVREVHCWTNRPIWPQGMPRPTETQTAPDGLDWDMWLGPAPMRPFHKTYHPFGWRAWQDFGAGAMGDMGCHVLDAAFTILKLGAPTSVISTLAYNFLPPVPGERGFGKRVEYNDSYPPSSLIHLSFPERGAMPPVKLHWYDGGLLPERPEDLEPDRTMPESGTIFVGDKGKMWCETYSESPRLIPETAMQAFQRPPRSLPRVPEGRAGHEKNWLDAIRQKGQAVSSFDYAGPFTEAVLLGNVSLRYPGQRLLWDAPTMKVTNLPETDQFIQHKYRGSWSLT from the coding sequence ATGAGCAATGAGGAGCAGCCCGCTACCCCGGTGTCCCGCCGGACGTTCATGAGCACCGCCGCCACCGCTGCCGGGTTCACGATCGTGCCGCGCCACGTGCTCGGCGGCGTCGGGTTCCAGGCCCCGAGCGACAAGGTCAACGTCGCCGTCGTCGGCTACATCCACGGCATGGGGACGTCGAACCTGCTCAACGTGATCAAGAGCGACAACATCGTCGCGCTGTGCGATCTCGACGAGAGCGCGGCGGCCAAGGAGGCCCTCAAGAGGCGCGGGACGCTCGAGAAATTGCCGAAGGCGGTCCAGTACAAGGACTACCGCGTCATGCTCGACAAGCAGAAGGACATCGACGCCGTGCTCGTGGCGACGCCGGACCACTGGCATGCCCTGATCGCCATGGCCTCGATGCAGCTGGGCAAACACGTGTACGTGCAGAAGCCCCTGACGCGCACGATCAGCGAGGCCAGGGCGCTCACCGAGGCGGCGCGAAAGTACAAGGTCGTCACGCAGATGGGCAACCAGGGCCACTCGGAAGAGGGCCTGCGGCTGATGCAGGAGTGGCTCGAGGCCGGCGCGATCGGTTCGGTGCGCGAGGTGCACTGCTGGACCAACCGGCCGATCTGGCCGCAGGGCATGCCGCGGCCGACCGAGACGCAGACGGCGCCCGACGGCCTCGACTGGGACATGTGGCTCGGCCCCGCGCCGATGCGGCCGTTCCACAAGACCTACCACCCGTTCGGGTGGCGTGCGTGGCAGGACTTTGGCGCCGGCGCGATGGGCGACATGGGCTGTCACGTCCTCGATGCGGCATTCACCATCCTGAAGCTCGGTGCGCCGACCAGCGTCATCTCGACGCTCGCCTATAACTTCCTGCCCCCGGTGCCGGGCGAGCGCGGATTCGGCAAGCGCGTCGAGTACAACGACAGCTATCCGCCGTCCTCGCTCATCCACTTGTCTTTCCCGGAGCGCGGCGCGATGCCGCCAGTCAAGCTGCACTGGTACGACGGCGGCCTCCTGCCCGAGCGGCCCGAGGATCTCGAGCCGGATCGCACGATGCCCGAGTCGGGCACCATCTTTGTCGGCGACAAGGGCAAGATGTGGTGCGAAACCTACTCCGAGAGCCCGCGCCTCATCCCCGAGACGGCGATGCAGGCCTTCCAGAGACCGCCGCGGAGCCTGCCGCGCGTGCCGGAAGGCCGGGCGGGGCACGAGAAGAACTGGCTCGATGCGATTCGCCAGAAGGGCCAGGCGGTGTCGAGCTTCGACTATGCCGGGCCGTTCACGGAGGCGGTGCTGCTGGGTAACGTGTCGCTCCGCTACCCCGGCCAGCGCCTCCTGTGGGACGCGCCGACCATGAAGGTCACGAACCTGCCGGAGACCGACCAGTTCATCCAGCACAAGTATCGCGGCAGCTGGTCGCTCACGTAG
- a CDS encoding glycosyltransferase, protein MTPPELALVVPCYNEAARLAPEAFLQFLATHPGVRLVMVDDGSVDATGDILERMREAAPDAVTTLRLTARRGKAEAVRAGILAGLDQRAALVGFFDADLSTPLRAVDDFMAVLRDHPTIEFVLGSRVMLMGRDVRRKATRHYLGRVFATAVSFALDLPVYDTQCGAKVLRANGSMATMFAEPFRSPWIFDVELIARYLRLPVAPGEPARRDRLYELVVPAWHDIPGSKLRWYDFARAVVELGYIWRERVTHRPRDGTTRNPGARR, encoded by the coding sequence ATGACCCCTCCCGAGCTGGCCCTCGTCGTGCCCTGCTACAACGAGGCGGCCCGCCTCGCCCCCGAGGCCTTCCTGCAGTTCCTCGCCACCCACCCGGGCGTGCGGCTCGTGATGGTCGACGATGGGAGTGTCGACGCCACGGGGGACATCCTCGAGCGGATGCGCGAGGCGGCGCCTGACGCGGTTACCACCTTGCGGCTTACGGCGCGCCGCGGCAAGGCCGAGGCGGTGCGGGCCGGCATCCTCGCGGGACTGGACCAGCGCGCGGCGCTCGTCGGATTCTTCGACGCCGACCTCTCGACGCCACTCCGGGCAGTCGACGATTTCATGGCCGTGCTCCGCGACCATCCGACCATCGAGTTCGTGCTGGGCTCGCGCGTCATGCTGATGGGTCGTGACGTCAGGCGGAAGGCGACGCGCCACTACCTTGGCCGGGTCTTCGCCACCGCGGTGTCCTTCGCCCTTGACCTGCCGGTGTACGACACGCAGTGCGGAGCAAAGGTCCTGCGCGCGAACGGGTCGATGGCGACGATGTTCGCCGAGCCGTTCCGCAGCCCGTGGATTTTCGACGTCGAACTGATCGCCCGCTACCTGCGGTTGCCGGTCGCTCCGGGCGAGCCCGCCCGTCGGGATCGTCTCTACGAGCTCGTCGTGCCTGCGTGGCACGACATCCCCGGCTCCAAGCTCCGCTGGTACGACTTTGCCCGCGCGGTGGTCGAACTCGGGTACATTTGGCGCGAGCGCGTCACCCACCGTCCACGTGACGGGACGACCAGGAATCCTGGCGCCCGTCGGTGA
- a CDS encoding flippase activity-associated protein Agl23 → MTRVWFGALMAIALAAGLALRLARLDVRPMHHDEANQAVKFGALLERGEYRYDAYDHHGPTLYFLTLPAAWLRGQATLAALDERTLRGVTAVFGAATILLLPLLSAAIGRTAAAASAWLMALSPAMVFYSRMYIQESLFACFTLTFVIALGRLATGGGLAWSALAGVAAGLAVATKETSVIVLPAALVASAIAWWSLGAGRPRNPLAHQRGRRAALVSLGAAAAVAGLFYSSFLAAPGAALEPFRGADTYLDRGIAPGTHSHPWHYYLGLLAYSSSGGLTWSEGLVLVLAIVGAMTTWGTLDRSHLERTFWARYLTVNVIVTTAIFSAIPYKTPWNLLPCYVGAIVLAGVGFSTLVQVTASRVVRGTLAAVLVIASGQLGWQAWRASVTYASDPRNPYVYAHTVPDAVRMATRIRELAALHPDGARMQVSVIASPHEQWPIPWYLRAMPLVGYWAGADDPVALQAPVIVAAMEHTAALDASLGDRYVTEFYGLRPEVLLALYVERGLWERFLARAALGGWAPGCGDAVPPSAHACGPTPAVALWRAARAR, encoded by the coding sequence GTGACACGCGTGTGGTTCGGTGCCCTCATGGCGATCGCCCTCGCGGCCGGCCTGGCGCTCCGCCTGGCCCGGCTCGATGTGCGTCCGATGCACCATGACGAAGCGAACCAGGCCGTCAAGTTCGGCGCGCTGCTCGAGCGCGGCGAATACCGCTACGACGCGTACGATCACCACGGTCCGACGCTCTACTTCCTGACCCTTCCGGCGGCGTGGCTCCGCGGGCAGGCCACGCTCGCCGCCCTCGACGAACGTACGCTCCGCGGCGTGACCGCGGTGTTCGGCGCGGCGACGATCCTGCTGCTGCCGCTGTTGTCGGCGGCGATTGGCCGGACGGCGGCAGCCGCGAGCGCGTGGCTGATGGCGCTTTCACCCGCGATGGTCTTCTACTCGCGGATGTACATCCAGGAATCGCTGTTTGCCTGCTTCACGCTCACGTTCGTGATCGCCCTTGGGCGCCTGGCGACAGGAGGCGGATTGGCGTGGTCCGCGCTGGCCGGCGTCGCCGCAGGCCTGGCAGTCGCAACCAAGGAAACCTCGGTCATCGTCCTGCCCGCAGCACTCGTCGCGAGCGCGATCGCCTGGTGGTCGCTGGGAGCGGGACGGCCCCGGAATCCGCTGGCCCACCAACGTGGGCGGCGGGCGGCGCTCGTGAGCCTGGGAGCTGCCGCGGCGGTGGCGGGGCTCTTCTACTCGTCGTTCCTCGCCGCACCCGGGGCCGCCCTCGAGCCGTTCCGCGGTGCTGATACCTACCTCGATCGCGGCATCGCCCCGGGCACCCACTCGCATCCGTGGCATTACTACCTGGGCCTGCTCGCGTACTCGTCGTCCGGCGGCTTGACGTGGAGCGAGGGGCTGGTGCTCGTGCTGGCGATCGTCGGCGCGATGACGACGTGGGGCACGCTCGATCGCTCCCACCTTGAACGCACCTTCTGGGCTCGCTACCTCACCGTCAACGTCATCGTCACCACGGCCATTTTCTCGGCCATCCCGTACAAGACTCCCTGGAACCTGCTGCCGTGCTACGTCGGTGCGATCGTGCTGGCCGGAGTCGGTTTCTCGACGCTCGTCCAGGTCACCGCGTCCCGTGTGGTGCGGGGCACGCTGGCGGCAGTGCTTGTGATCGCCTCTGGCCAGTTGGGATGGCAGGCATGGCGCGCGTCGGTGACTTACGCGTCAGACCCGCGCAATCCCTACGTCTACGCGCACACCGTCCCCGACGCGGTCCGCATGGCGACGCGCATTCGCGAATTGGCTGCCCTGCATCCCGACGGGGCGCGCATGCAGGTATCGGTCATCGCCTCGCCGCACGAGCAGTGGCCGATTCCCTGGTATCTCCGGGCGATGCCGCTGGTCGGCTACTGGGCCGGGGCGGATGATCCGGTTGCACTGCAGGCGCCGGTCATCGTCGCCGCGATGGAGCACACGGCAGCGCTCGATGCATCGCTCGGCGACCGCTATGTCACGGAGTTCTACGGTCTCAGGCCTGAAGTGCTGCTGGCGCTTTACGTCGAGCGTGGGCTATGGGAGCGGTTCCTCGCCCGGGCGGCCCTCGGCGGGTGGGCGCCGGGGTGTGGTGACGCCGTGCCGCCCAGTGCTCACGCGTGCGGACCAACGCCCGCTGTCGCACTGTGGCGCGCGGCACGTGCGAGATGA
- a CDS encoding discoidin domain-containing protein: MTKRILAGSLLFVLTLAPLGAQPAADKEELKLKLPKPMFIGTPTNLRSPNLEVVTGKSRAPFYVPKGTVLLSLKKTVTSSDSQPVIGELDMITDGEKAGGDGYFVELGPGSQWVQIDLGAPHPLSAILLWHYHSQARVYRDVVVQLSNDASFKTGVTTVFNNDHDNSSKIAQGTDKEYIEVAEGRLVDPKGAKGRYVRLYSKGNTTNDLNHYVEVEVYGLPK; this comes from the coding sequence ATGACCAAGCGCATACTCGCAGGCTCGTTGTTGTTCGTCCTGACCCTGGCGCCGCTCGGTGCGCAGCCCGCTGCCGACAAGGAGGAGTTGAAGCTCAAGCTCCCGAAGCCCATGTTCATCGGCACTCCCACCAACCTCCGGAGCCCCAACCTCGAAGTGGTCACGGGCAAGTCACGGGCGCCGTTCTACGTGCCGAAGGGTACCGTCCTGCTGTCGCTGAAGAAGACGGTGACCTCGAGCGACTCACAGCCGGTCATCGGCGAGCTCGACATGATCACCGACGGGGAGAAGGCAGGCGGTGACGGGTACTTCGTCGAACTCGGACCCGGCTCCCAGTGGGTGCAGATCGACCTCGGCGCCCCGCATCCCCTGTCCGCCATCCTCCTGTGGCACTACCACAGCCAGGCGCGCGTCTACCGCGACGTCGTCGTCCAACTCTCGAACGACGCGTCGTTCAAGACGGGTGTGACGACGGTGTTCAACAACGATCACGACAACTCGTCGAAGATCGCCCAGGGCACGGACAAGGAGTACATCGAGGTCGCCGAGGGCAGGCTCGTCGACCCGAAGGGGGCGAAAGGTCGATACGTCCGCCTCTACTCCAAGGGAAACACGACGAACGACCTGAACCACTACGTCGAGGTGGAGGTCTACGGCCTGCCGAAGTGA